One region of Purpureocillium takamizusanense chromosome 4, complete sequence genomic DNA includes:
- the CNB1 gene encoding Calcineurin subunit B (EggNog:ENOG503P06Y~COG:T), with amino-acid sequence MGNTTSAVLDNIVQGSNFDREEVDRLRKRFMKLDKDNSGTIERDEFLSLPQISSNPLATRMIAIFDEDGGGDVDFQEFVSGLSAFSSKGNKEQKLRFAFKVYDIDRDGYISNGELFIVLKMMVGSNLKDQQLQQIVDKTIMEADLDKDGKISFEEFTKMVENTDVSMSMTLDQF; translated from the exons ATGGGCAACACCACGAGCGCGGTCCTGGACAACATTGTCCAGGGCTCCAACT TCGACAGAGAGGAGGTTGACCGGTTACGGAAGCGGTTCATGAAGCTGGACAAG GACAACTCGGGCACGATCGAGCGCGACGAGTTCCTGAGCCTGCCCCAGATCTCATCGAACCCATTGGCGACGCG CATGATCGCCATtttcgacgaggacggcggcggcgacgtcgactttCAAGAGTTCGTGTCGGGCCTCAGCGCCTTCAGCAGCAAGGGCAACAAGGAGCAGAAGCTGCGGTTCGCGTTCAAGGTCTACGACATTGACCGCGACGGCTACATCAGCAACGGCGAGCTCTTCATCGTGCTCAAGATGATGGTGGGCAGCAACCTCAAggaccagcagctgcagcagatTGTCGACAAGACCATCATGGAGGCGGACCtggacaaggacggcaagatcAGCTTTGAGGAGTTTACAAAGATGGTGGAGAATACGGACGTGAGCATGAGCATGACCCTAG ACCAATTTTGA
- a CDS encoding uncharacterized protein (EggNog:ENOG503P3BD): MDDPSRRRRQNEAPARHTSNLRYPHQDPITHSSAIAGGTSERFRPAPLATDPSTPRSMGVANNYSSYYQESQTAFSTPNMSTTAMSYGQDYGPDSRGQNQGFGSYSAGMMMYNVAQPSTPVYDTQQFAQRQQAAMQMMTSDVASTYFGSSDAGSAPSSSLQQASGHGSSSSGLYQQSNAPVGYGGGISNVTAMQQPAAGVGASENHEYHDTGLEEKWMNYQRQLGTVFQDVKAGSLESAAETLLSLSNWLLTQVADLGLSQDDANLHEERIKLWNDFNHAWLALAFQQKTMMESGQPPGRGQKLMSEDTVKKMGDELIRLCDGIERHGLVDYQYGVWEDQIESALEECLDLFESMVNEGRRP, encoded by the exons ATGGATGACCCCAGTcgaaggaggaggcagaATGAAGCGCCTGCCCGTCACACGTCGAACTTGAGATACCCGCACCAAGACCCAATCACCCACAGCAGCGCCATCGCAGGTGGCACGTCGGAGAGGttccgcccagcgccgcttGCTACGGATCCCTCGACGCCACGAAGCATGGGCGTCGCCAACAACTACAGCTCGTACTATCAGGAATCGCAAACCGCATTCTCGACGCCAAACATGTCGACGACAGCCATGTCTTACGGTCAAGACTACGGGCCAGACTCGCGCGGGCAAAATCAAGGCTTCGGCAGCTACAGCGCTGGGATGATGATGTACAACGTTGCGCAGCCGAGCACACCCGTCTACGACACACAGCAGTTCGCCCAGCGTCAGCAAGCGGCAATGCAGATGATGACCTCGGACGTCGCCTCGACGTACTTTGGTAGCTCAGATGCAGGCTccgcgccgtcttcgagTTTGCAACAGGCTAGCGGCCACGGCTCAAGCTCGTCAGGCCTGTATCAGCAAAGTAACGCACCCGTCGGCTACGGCGGGGGTATCTCCAACGTCACCGCCATGCAACAGCCGGCTGCTGGTGTTGGGGCGTCCGAGAATCACGAATACCACGACACGGGCTTGGAAGAGAAGTGGATGAATTACCAGAGACAGCTGGGAACTGTGTTCCAAGACGTCAAGGCTGGTTCCCTGGAAAGCGCCGCAGAGACACTTCTCAGCCTTTCGAACTGGCTCTTAACGCAGGTGGCAGATCTCG GCCTAAGTCAGGACGACGCGAATCTTCACGAAGAGAGGATAAAGCTCTGGAATGATTTCAACCACGcatggctggcgctggcttTTCAGCAAAAAACGATGATGGAGTCTGGGCAGCCCCCCGGAAGGGGTCAAAAGCTAATGTCGGAGGACACGGTCAAGAAGATGGGGGACGAGTTGATCCGCTTGTGTGACGGTATAGAGCGGCATGGCCTGGTAGACTATCAGTATGGTGTCTGGGAAGACCAGATCGAGAGCG cactcGAGGAATGTTTGGATCTTTTCGAGTCAATGGTCAATGAGGGTAGGCGACCGTGA